A part of Kitasatospora kifunensis genomic DNA contains:
- a CDS encoding HD domain-containing protein — MTDDTSAKGTAGFLLEMGMLKRAKRSGWWIAGVKDPETIAEHSFRTGIIGAVLALMEGADPAQTALLCLFHDTQETRVSDIPHIGRRYLEAASNEKVTADQVSAAHPAVVAGVQRIVENYEHGSTLEVICAHDADKLECLVQAVEYREQGYQNVQPWIDSSIAKLKTPSAQALAEAALAMTSIEWQQTYLR, encoded by the coding sequence ATGACGGACGACACGTCGGCGAAGGGCACCGCGGGCTTCCTGCTGGAGATGGGGATGCTCAAGCGCGCCAAGCGGTCGGGCTGGTGGATCGCCGGGGTGAAGGACCCGGAGACGATCGCCGAGCACTCGTTCCGGACCGGCATCATCGGCGCGGTGCTGGCGTTGATGGAGGGCGCGGACCCCGCGCAGACGGCGCTGCTGTGCCTGTTTCACGACACCCAGGAGACCCGCGTCAGCGACATCCCGCACATCGGCCGGCGCTACCTCGAAGCAGCGTCCAATGAGAAGGTGACCGCCGATCAGGTCTCGGCGGCACACCCGGCGGTGGTTGCGGGCGTGCAGCGGATCGTGGAGAACTACGAGCACGGCAGCACCCTCGAAGTGATCTGCGCGCACGACGCTGACAAACTGGAGTGCCTTGTCCAGGCCGTCGAGTACCGCGAGCAGGGATACCAGAACGTCCAGCCCTGGATTGACTCCAGCATTGCCAAGCTCAAAACCCCGTCCGCGCAGGCCCTCGCAGAGGCGGCGCTGGCCATGACCTCGATCGAGTGGCAGCAGACCTACCTCCGCTAA
- a CDS encoding asparaginase, with product MPSDAPLPTVLVVTLGGTIAMTSGPGAGGGVVPRLTAADLVSAVPGLDRWARVDVLDFRQKPGASLLIDDIAELAQLLNERAANGIDGFVITQGTDTLEETAFLLDLLYTGRAPVVVTGAMRNPSLAGADGPANVLAAVQTAASPEAAGLGCVVVFADTVHAAHLVRKVHSTSIAAFASPNAGPLGYLAEGRLRLLLTSRRGALPVGLPLTNDAKVALIPASLGDDGTLLDGLESRFAGVVVSAFGAGHLPASWVEPLERLAAVVPVVLASRTGAGPVLTETYAFPGSEKDLLSRGLISAGHLDPLKARLLLLTHLRAGADRAAVAAAFQQF from the coding sequence GTGCCTTCTGACGCTCCGCTGCCGACCGTTCTCGTGGTGACGCTCGGCGGGACCATCGCCATGACCTCCGGTCCGGGTGCCGGTGGAGGAGTGGTACCCCGGTTGACGGCGGCCGACCTGGTGAGTGCGGTACCGGGGCTGGACCGGTGGGCGCGAGTGGATGTGCTGGACTTCCGGCAGAAGCCAGGCGCCTCGCTGCTGATCGACGACATTGCGGAGCTGGCCCAGCTGCTCAATGAGCGTGCAGCCAACGGGATCGACGGCTTCGTCATCACCCAGGGCACCGACACCCTGGAGGAGACCGCATTCCTCCTGGACCTGCTGTACACCGGCCGGGCCCCGGTGGTCGTGACCGGTGCCATGCGCAACCCGTCCCTCGCCGGTGCGGACGGGCCGGCCAATGTGCTGGCCGCCGTGCAGACCGCCGCCAGCCCCGAGGCCGCCGGGCTCGGCTGCGTGGTCGTCTTCGCCGACACCGTGCACGCCGCCCACCTGGTCCGTAAGGTCCACAGCACCAGCATCGCGGCCTTCGCCTCCCCGAACGCCGGTCCCCTCGGCTACCTGGCCGAGGGACGCCTGCGCCTCCTGCTGACGAGCCGGCGCGGGGCGCTCCCCGTGGGCCTGCCGCTGACCAATGATGCGAAGGTCGCGCTGATCCCGGCGAGTCTCGGCGACGACGGTACCCTGCTGGACGGCCTGGAGAGCCGGTTCGCGGGCGTGGTGGTCTCGGCCTTCGGCGCCGGTCACCTCCCGGCCAGCTGGGTCGAGCCGCTGGAGAGGCTCGCAGCCGTCGTCCCGGTGGTCCTCGCCTCCCGTACCGGCGCCGGCCCCGTCCTCACCGAGACCTACGCCTTTCCCGGCTCCGAGAAGGACCTCCTCAGCCGTGGACTGATCAGCGCTGGCCACCTCGACCCCCTCAAGGCCCGCCTGCTCCTCCTGACCCACCTGCGGGCGGGCGCCGACCGCGCAGCCGTGGCCGCAGCGTTCCAGCAGTTCTGA
- a CDS encoding inositol monophosphatase family protein, whose amino-acid sequence MTGPEHGSQAGRRQDPGAAALRQYVTGLASAVREAVLAAQHRAGSRSVRGHSPGGDAQFGLDEVAEAAVWQYIVGHDLPVAVYSEDRGLKYHGTDPRHLLVVDPIDGTRPAVAGLESATVSVAVARLSPHPRIADVEHALLMELRTGAYLYGDLATPGITAHGYDHPVPALTRTTDPARMFWSLEFNGHPARLMTEAYGHLIDRSANTGGVFVFNSATWSISRLLTGQLDAYVDIGNRLLRDDPALLPEFERVGNGRVLHLFPYDIAAAVFLAERAGAVITDAYGAPLGGTVLTDLTITNQQSCVAASTPELHRALLAAVRWKE is encoded by the coding sequence ATGACCGGCCCCGAGCACGGCAGCCAAGCAGGCCGCCGGCAAGACCCGGGGGCCGCGGCCCTGCGGCAGTACGTGACCGGCCTCGCCAGTGCCGTCCGTGAGGCCGTTCTGGCCGCCCAGCACCGGGCCGGCAGCCGATCGGTGCGAGGCCATTCGCCGGGCGGGGACGCCCAGTTCGGCCTCGACGAGGTCGCGGAGGCGGCCGTCTGGCAGTACATCGTGGGCCACGACCTGCCCGTCGCCGTCTACTCCGAGGACCGGGGCCTGAAGTACCACGGCACGGACCCGCGCCACCTGCTGGTCGTCGACCCGATCGACGGCACCCGGCCCGCCGTGGCCGGCCTGGAGTCGGCCACCGTCTCGGTCGCCGTCGCCCGCCTGTCGCCCCACCCGCGCATTGCCGACGTCGAGCACGCGCTGCTGATGGAACTGCGCACGGGCGCCTACCTCTACGGGGACCTGGCGACGCCTGGCATCACCGCGCACGGCTACGACCACCCGGTCCCCGCGCTGACCCGCACCACCGACCCCGCGCGGATGTTCTGGTCGCTGGAGTTCAACGGCCACCCGGCCCGCCTGATGACCGAGGCCTACGGCCACCTCATCGACCGCTCGGCCAACACCGGCGGGGTCTTCGTCTTCAACAGCGCCACCTGGTCCATCTCCCGACTGCTCACCGGCCAGCTCGACGCCTACGTGGACATCGGCAACCGGCTGCTGCGCGACGACCCGGCACTGCTGCCCGAGTTCGAACGCGTCGGCAACGGCCGGGTCCTGCACCTGTTCCCGTACGACATCGCCGCGGCCGTCTTCCTCGCCGAGCGGGCCGGGGCGGTCATCACCGACGCCTACGGAGCGCCGCTCGGCGGCACGGTCCTGACCGATCTGACCATCACCAACCAGCAGTCCTGCGTGGCAGCATCCACCCCCGAACTCCACCGGGCCCTGCTGGCGGCCGTCCGATGGAAGGAGTGA
- a CDS encoding diiron oxygenase, translating into MRPQNTPTTGPAGTATAVGPATADDAEFRALLDRLSDKATADYYNPFTTFDWPPAIPTDGLWMSPELLSVHGTELIEELSPAQLQALSRWESVNFYSLNVHGIRELLIEVTRRIHTPGFELPSEFFHHFIGEENDHMWFFATFCLKYADKIYPDKSVKLPEAPRDPDVENFLVFARILIFEQIVDHYNVQLAADRRLHPTVRHINQLHHQDESRHIAFGRRLVHLLWQRLLERDLDEQARLELRGYLGRYITTSMESFYNPSVYRDAGLTDGFALRRRLLAHPARQAAHAKVLHKTTDFLHRIGVFDARQ; encoded by the coding sequence ATGCGCCCCCAGAACACCCCGACCACCGGACCGGCCGGTACCGCGACGGCGGTCGGCCCCGCGACAGCGGACGATGCTGAGTTCCGGGCCCTGCTCGACCGGCTCTCCGACAAGGCCACCGCGGACTACTACAACCCGTTCACCACCTTCGACTGGCCGCCCGCGATCCCCACCGACGGGCTCTGGATGTCCCCCGAACTGCTCTCCGTCCACGGCACCGAGCTGATCGAGGAACTGAGCCCGGCCCAGCTCCAGGCCCTGAGCCGGTGGGAGAGCGTCAACTTCTACAGCCTCAACGTGCACGGCATCCGCGAACTGCTCATCGAGGTCACCCGGCGCATCCACACGCCCGGCTTCGAGCTCCCCTCCGAGTTCTTCCACCACTTCATCGGTGAGGAGAACGACCACATGTGGTTCTTCGCCACCTTCTGCCTCAAGTACGCCGACAAGATCTACCCCGACAAGTCGGTCAAGCTGCCCGAGGCTCCGCGCGACCCGGACGTCGAGAACTTCCTGGTCTTCGCCCGGATCCTGATCTTCGAGCAGATCGTGGACCACTACAACGTCCAGCTGGCCGCCGACCGCCGCCTGCACCCGACCGTCCGGCACATCAACCAGCTGCACCACCAGGACGAGTCCCGCCACATCGCCTTCGGCCGCCGCCTGGTGCACCTGCTGTGGCAGCGCCTCCTCGAGCGCGACCTGGACGAGCAGGCCCGGCTCGAACTGCGCGGCTACCTCGGCCGCTACATCACCACCAGCATGGAGTCCTTCTACAACCCGAGCGTCTACCGGGACGCGGGCCTCACGGACGGCTTCGCGCTGCGCCGGCGGCTGCTCGCCCACCCCGCCCGGCAGGCCGCCCACGCCAAGGTCCTGCACAAGACCACCGACTTCCTCCACCGGATCGGGGTGTTCGATGCCCGTCAGTGA
- a CDS encoding SLC13 family permease, whose amino-acid sequence MSASFAEGLSVGLLLVVLVCAVVRPWGWPEAVVAVPAAAVLIGTGAISLEHARAEAEQLAPVIGFLAAVLVLAQLCDDEGLFRACGAWMARTARGRPRRLLVQVFAIASVITAVLSLDATVVLLTPVVFATAARLGARPKPHVYACTHLSNTASLLLPVSNLTNLLAFAASGLSFTRFAALMALPWLVAIGVEYVVFRRFFTTDLDAGAQAPSAAEPPELPLFALVTVGCTLAGFVLTSAIGINPAWAALAGALVLAARALAQRRTTPTAIVGAATVPFLAFVLALGIVVRAVVDNGLSSALTHLIPDGTALPALLGIAALAAVLANIINNLPAVLVLLPLTAPTGPGAVLAVLLGVNIGPNLTYAGSLATLLWRRILREHQSDVDLGEFTRLGLLVVPAALVLAVVALWMSLQALGG is encoded by the coding sequence CTGAGCGCGTCGTTCGCGGAGGGCCTGTCGGTCGGTCTGCTGCTGGTGGTGCTGGTCTGCGCGGTGGTACGGCCGTGGGGTTGGCCGGAGGCGGTGGTCGCGGTGCCGGCCGCCGCCGTGCTGATCGGCACCGGAGCGATCTCGTTGGAGCATGCCCGTGCCGAGGCCGAGCAGCTCGCTCCGGTGATCGGGTTCCTGGCGGCGGTCCTCGTGCTGGCCCAGCTGTGCGATGACGAGGGGCTGTTCCGGGCGTGCGGGGCCTGGATGGCTCGTACCGCGCGGGGACGGCCACGCCGGTTGCTGGTCCAGGTGTTCGCGATCGCGTCGGTCATCACCGCGGTGCTGAGCCTGGACGCCACGGTGGTGCTGCTGACCCCGGTGGTGTTCGCCACCGCGGCCCGCCTGGGCGCCCGTCCGAAGCCTCACGTGTATGCGTGCACCCATCTGTCGAACACCGCCTCCCTGCTGCTGCCGGTCTCCAACCTCACCAACCTGCTGGCGTTCGCTGCGAGCGGTCTGAGCTTCACCCGCTTCGCCGCGCTGATGGCACTGCCCTGGCTGGTGGCCATCGGGGTCGAGTACGTCGTCTTCCGCCGGTTCTTCACGACCGACCTGGATGCCGGCGCCCAGGCTCCATCCGCCGCCGAGCCGCCCGAGCTGCCCCTGTTCGCCCTGGTCACCGTCGGCTGCACGCTGGCCGGTTTCGTCCTCACCTCCGCCATCGGGATCAACCCGGCGTGGGCGGCCCTGGCCGGCGCGCTGGTGCTCGCCGCCCGCGCCCTCGCCCAACGCCGCACCACCCCCACCGCGATCGTCGGCGCCGCTACCGTGCCCTTCCTCGCCTTCGTCCTGGCGCTGGGCATCGTGGTCCGCGCGGTGGTCGACAACGGGCTCTCCTCCGCGCTCACGCACCTGATCCCCGACGGTACCGCCCTGCCTGCCCTTCTCGGCATCGCGGCGTTGGCCGCCGTCCTGGCCAACATCATCAACAACCTGCCCGCCGTCCTGGTCCTGCTGCCGCTGACCGCACCCACCGGACCGGGCGCGGTGCTCGCAGTACTGCTCGGCGTGAATATCGGCCCCAACCTCACCTACGCCGGATCCCTTGCCACCCTGCTGTGGCGGCGCATCCTGCGCGAGCACCAGAGTGACGTGGACCTGGGTGAGTTCACCCGGCTCGGCCTGCTCGTCGTGCCCGCCGCCCTGGTCCTCGCCGTGGTAGCACTGTGGATGTCGCTGCAAGCCCTCGGAGGCTGA
- a CDS encoding helix-turn-helix domain-containing protein — translation MANRPPTQRRAVTGAISGYVLRLIRESIPHTQAGLAELLGMDLASVQGWESGRRPLANMRAGQLLDLRRWLPALGADAALVGMLDAAMDADRLIGTALDPGPHDHPLAGWVHTRDTAHMIAWALNGTTPPALVGRPAPVRRGAVANSPLLPSQERSTFFAHLRDITEAASRPGGSVLLRRQALYLASYDRSPEAQDWTAQALHGRRGVLSVRGWSPQWAEARSTAAALARQGDPQPLFDYIERAMVDDDDGEAANLNYWAYWLGATGTPQPDDAFMRDRGLTGWDAVTLLRRLTQGIHEAPGYVDLYAHSLWALLTVRPWLPQAAPELVTTLAGRTGRLLDSGRISSRARRDLDALQYLLQNDR, via the coding sequence ATGGCGAACCGTCCACCGACTCAGCGCCGCGCCGTGACCGGCGCCATCTCGGGCTACGTGCTGCGACTGATCCGCGAGAGCATTCCGCACACCCAGGCCGGGCTGGCCGAGCTGCTCGGTATGGACCTCGCCAGCGTCCAAGGCTGGGAATCCGGCCGCCGGCCGCTGGCGAATATGCGAGCTGGGCAACTACTTGATCTGCGGCGCTGGTTACCCGCGCTCGGTGCTGACGCCGCCCTTGTCGGGATGCTGGACGCGGCCATGGACGCTGACCGGCTCATCGGTACCGCCCTCGACCCCGGGCCACACGATCACCCGCTCGCCGGGTGGGTGCACACCCGCGACACTGCCCACATGATCGCGTGGGCCCTCAACGGCACGACACCCCCTGCACTTGTGGGACGTCCGGCACCGGTACGGCGAGGGGCAGTTGCCAACTCCCCTCTCCTGCCCTCCCAGGAGCGCAGCACGTTCTTTGCCCACCTGCGAGACATCACGGAGGCTGCGAGCCGTCCGGGCGGAAGCGTTCTTCTCCGTCGCCAGGCACTGTACTTGGCCTCCTACGACCGGAGCCCGGAGGCGCAAGACTGGACCGCCCAAGCTCTGCACGGCCGTCGAGGAGTACTGTCGGTGCGCGGCTGGTCCCCCCAATGGGCAGAGGCCCGCTCCACTGCCGCGGCCCTGGCACGACAAGGTGATCCACAGCCACTCTTCGACTACATCGAGCGGGCCATGGTGGACGACGACGACGGCGAGGCCGCGAACCTCAACTACTGGGCGTACTGGCTGGGTGCCACCGGGACGCCGCAGCCGGACGATGCCTTCATGCGTGACCGGGGGCTCACCGGCTGGGACGCCGTCACCCTGCTGCGCCGACTCACCCAGGGCATCCACGAGGCACCTGGCTACGTCGACTTGTACGCGCATTCGCTGTGGGCGTTGCTGACCGTGCGCCCGTGGCTGCCACAGGCAGCGCCGGAGCTCGTCACCACACTCGCTGGACGGACCGGCCGCCTTCTCGACAGCGGGCGGATCTCCTCAAGAGCCAGGCGCGACCTGGACGCCTTGCAATACCTTCTACAGAACGACCGATGA
- a CDS encoding class I SAM-dependent methyltransferase, with protein MTDEQERVQPSGVWATSVGVARVRALESEREDALFRDPLARAFAAAGGLWPSSPPPDDEAARRRRLAVSFSIVIRTRFLDDLLQQACASGVRQVVLLGAGMDSRAFRMDWPQGTRLFEVDTAAPLDFKASVLRQERAVAHCERTTVAVDLREDWPRALAAAGHDPAAPTVWIAEGLLIYLPEDAVELLLARISTQSAPGSRMGLTLGSRGVLERFAADAAPGSAASMWVSEMPDDPVDWLAGHGWEAASHTLHERAAAYGRPISTPPQHEERPGGLISAIRR; from the coding sequence GTGACTGATGAGCAGGAGCGGGTGCAGCCGTCGGGAGTGTGGGCCACGTCGGTGGGGGTGGCCAGGGTGCGGGCGCTGGAGAGCGAGCGGGAGGACGCGCTGTTCCGCGACCCGCTGGCACGGGCCTTCGCCGCCGCCGGCGGCCTGTGGCCCTCCTCGCCGCCGCCCGATGACGAGGCCGCGCGACGCCGACGGCTGGCCGTGTCGTTCTCCATCGTCATCAGGACGAGGTTCCTCGACGACCTGTTGCAGCAGGCCTGCGCCTCCGGGGTCCGGCAGGTCGTGCTGCTCGGCGCCGGCATGGACAGCCGGGCCTTCCGGATGGACTGGCCCCAGGGCACCCGGCTGTTCGAGGTCGACACCGCCGCGCCACTGGACTTCAAGGCCTCGGTGCTGCGCCAGGAGCGGGCCGTCGCACACTGCGAGCGGACCACCGTCGCGGTGGATCTGCGTGAGGACTGGCCGCGCGCGCTGGCCGCCGCAGGGCACGACCCGGCCGCGCCGACCGTGTGGATCGCCGAAGGACTGCTGATCTACCTGCCCGAGGACGCGGTGGAGCTCCTGCTGGCCCGGATCAGCACGCAGTCGGCGCCAGGCAGCCGGATGGGGCTGACCTTGGGCTCGCGCGGCGTGCTCGAGCGCTTCGCCGCGGACGCCGCGCCGGGATCGGCGGCGTCCATGTGGGTCTCGGAGATGCCCGACGACCCGGTGGACTGGCTGGCCGGGCACGGCTGGGAGGCCGCCAGCCACACCCTGCACGAGCGCGCCGCCGCCTACGGCCGCCCGATCAGCACCCCGCCGCAGCACGAGGAGCGGCCCGGCGGACTGATCTCGGCGATCCGCCGGTAG
- a CDS encoding NAD(P)H-dependent flavin oxidoreductase has protein sequence MTRLAARLGLELPLLQAGMGAIAGPALCAEVSRAGAGGTLALYREPPARAARLVREVAAATSRPFGVNVIPEVTGPAACLSQLRAVLPELPRGGFVTSFGLPDADAARAVRGAGHPLVVQVGTLEDAGTALALGAAVLVLQGTEAGGHLLGRLPVDALLAGVRSRYPHAVLAVAGGIATGRDLADAVARGADGAMAGTLFVPAAESTAHPEFKRRVVKAVADDTLITSLFEIGWPHRPHRVLRNCLTDTEDRAPATFIATTRVDGRNYPVPRYSAVAPGDATTGRIEEMAMYCGRSCARVTALHPAAATVARVRQEYESARRTGASPPNTTRGVRTSTTEELHRIPER, from the coding sequence GTGACCCGGCTGGCGGCTCGGCTGGGCCTCGAACTGCCCTTGCTGCAAGCCGGGATGGGCGCCATAGCCGGGCCCGCGCTGTGCGCCGAGGTGTCCCGGGCCGGAGCGGGCGGCACCCTCGCGCTGTACAGGGAACCGCCCGCGCGGGCCGCCCGGCTGGTCCGGGAGGTGGCGGCCGCCACCTCCCGTCCGTTCGGGGTGAACGTGATTCCCGAGGTCACCGGCCCGGCCGCCTGCCTGAGCCAGCTTCGGGCCGTCCTGCCCGAACTGCCCCGGGGCGGCTTCGTCACCTCCTTCGGGCTGCCCGACGCCGACGCGGCCCGAGCCGTGCGGGGCGCCGGACACCCGCTGGTCGTCCAGGTCGGCACCCTCGAGGACGCCGGCACGGCCCTCGCACTGGGCGCGGCCGTCCTGGTCCTCCAGGGCACCGAAGCCGGCGGCCACCTGCTCGGCCGGCTGCCCGTGGACGCGTTGCTGGCCGGCGTCCGCTCCCGCTACCCGCACGCCGTCCTGGCCGTCGCGGGCGGGATCGCGACGGGCAGGGACCTCGCGGACGCGGTGGCGCGCGGCGCGGACGGGGCCATGGCCGGAACCCTGTTCGTTCCGGCCGCGGAATCCACCGCGCACCCGGAGTTCAAACGGCGGGTGGTCAAGGCCGTAGCCGACGACACCCTCATCACCTCCCTCTTCGAGATCGGCTGGCCGCACCGCCCGCACCGCGTCCTGCGCAACTGCCTCACCGACACCGAGGACCGCGCCCCGGCCACCTTCATCGCCACCACCCGGGTGGACGGGCGGAATTACCCGGTACCGCGCTACAGCGCGGTGGCTCCGGGGGACGCCACCACCGGCCGCATCGAGGAGATGGCCATGTACTGCGGCCGGTCCTGCGCCCGCGTCACCGCCCTGCACCCGGCCGCCGCGACCGTCGCCCGGGTCCGCCAGGAGTACGAGAGCGCGCGGCGGACCGGCGCAAGCCCCCCGAATACCACCAGAGGTGTGCGCACGAGCACGACCGAAGAGCTGCACCGGATCCCGGAGAGGTGA
- a CDS encoding MOSC domain-containing protein gives MAQAPPPPGPGRVTSLHLAAHAGEPTVRVAQARAVTGRGLAGDRNYWAGEGPRPRQRGAGRASGVCDVTLIEAEALDALAREHGITLTSAECRRNLVCRDIRLNPLVDQEFQIGAVTLRGLRLSEPCARLEQLVRPGLIRGLLHRGGLRAEVVRGGTIRVGDRILPLPHDARPLPLLAPADLP, from the coding sequence ATGGCGCAGGCTCCGCCGCCGCCCGGACCCGGCCGGGTCACCTCCCTGCACCTCGCCGCGCACGCCGGCGAGCCCACCGTCCGCGTCGCGCAGGCCCGCGCGGTGACCGGCCGCGGCCTGGCGGGGGACCGCAACTACTGGGCGGGCGAGGGCCCCCGGCCCCGGCAGCGGGGGGCCGGCCGGGCATCCGGGGTCTGCGACGTCACCCTCATCGAGGCCGAGGCCCTCGACGCGCTGGCCCGCGAACACGGCATCACGCTCACCTCCGCCGAGTGCCGCCGCAACCTCGTCTGCCGCGACATCCGGCTCAACCCGCTGGTGGACCAGGAGTTCCAGATCGGCGCGGTGACCCTGCGCGGCCTCAGACTCAGCGAACCCTGCGCCCGTCTCGAACAGTTGGTCCGCCCCGGCCTGATCCGCGGCCTGCTGCACCGCGGCGGGCTGCGGGCCGAGGTGGTCCGCGGCGGGACGATCCGGGTGGGCGACCGGATCCTCCCGCTGCCGCACGACGCGCGGCCGCTCCCGTTGCTCGCTCCGGCCGACCTTCCCTGA
- a CDS encoding acyl carrier protein, with the protein MDDTIKPVVDWLLERNPTVEEIPEDLDLIESRLIDSLGFMEFILLLEDLIGRELRLDQIDVDHFRTLRSLTDHFLKG; encoded by the coding sequence ATGGACGACACCATCAAACCGGTCGTGGACTGGCTGCTTGAACGCAACCCCACCGTCGAAGAGATCCCGGAGGACCTCGACCTGATCGAGAGCCGGCTGATCGACTCGCTCGGCTTCATGGAGTTCATCCTGCTGCTGGAGGACCTGATCGGCCGGGAACTGCGGCTCGACCAGATCGACGTGGACCACTTCCGTACCCTGCGTTCCCTCACGGACCACTTCCTGAAGGGGTGA
- a CDS encoding universal stress protein, producing MTVIVWIVEGTWPACIDAARAHAPQGADIVLLHVSGQDVPAAAHGAFAGLLGRGHRERDPGTRLEDLAATSAQELLRTASERLGRPCTRAERAGRIEREVVAAAEGADLLILARDGDRTHLGPRSLAPASRFVVDHAPCPVLLVWPEPAPGVSTIPSPPPPPPHHR from the coding sequence GTGACCGTCATCGTCTGGATCGTCGAAGGCACCTGGCCGGCCTGCATCGACGCCGCCCGCGCCCACGCGCCGCAAGGCGCCGACATCGTGCTGCTGCACGTCAGTGGCCAGGACGTCCCGGCCGCCGCCCACGGCGCGTTCGCCGGCCTGCTCGGGCGCGGCCACCGCGAACGCGACCCCGGCACCCGCCTGGAGGACCTGGCCGCGACCTCCGCCCAAGAACTCCTGCGAACCGCCTCCGAGCGCCTGGGCCGTCCCTGCACCCGCGCGGAGCGCGCCGGGCGTATCGAACGCGAGGTCGTCGCCGCCGCCGAAGGCGCCGACCTGCTCATCCTCGCCCGCGACGGCGACCGCACCCACCTCGGCCCGCGAAGCCTCGCTCCTGCCAGCCGCTTCGTCGTCGACCACGCCCCCTGCCCCGTCCTCCTCGTCTGGCCCGAGCCGGCACCCGGCGTCTCCACCATCCCGTCCCCGCCGCCGCCCCCGCCGCACCATCGGTAG
- a CDS encoding zinc-binding dehydrogenase gives MRRPMCKWPDVSAPSPGRLSEARPGFGVSVLQVRALPAAGWVPAWGAVMSSRIVASVEETGADVTTVKTGDLVVVPFTYSDGTCENCRRGLTTSCRHGGAWGVGGLDGGQGEAARIPWADGTLVKLPVGEDSDLLPDLLTLSDVLCTGYHAARTAGVKAGDTVTVIGDGAVGLSAVISAKLLGAERIILMGRHTRRTDLGSEFGATDVVAARGQDGVAAVRELTGGFGTDQVLECVGLKDALVQAAGVVRDGGVISRVGAPQYPEVPFGFPEFLRNITLTGGVAPSRAYIDELLPHILNGDIHPGRVFDRTVALDDIAEGYRLMNDREALKVLVRP, from the coding sequence ATGCGTCGTCCTATGTGTAAGTGGCCTGATGTATCCGCGCCGAGCCCCGGTCGGCTGTCCGAGGCGCGGCCTGGTTTCGGGGTGTCAGTACTTCAGGTGAGGGCCTTGCCGGCGGCGGGATGGGTGCCGGCTTGGGGTGCGGTCATGTCGAGCAGGATCGTGGCGTCGGTCGAGGAGACCGGCGCCGACGTGACGACCGTCAAGACCGGCGACCTCGTCGTGGTCCCGTTCACCTACTCGGACGGCACCTGCGAGAACTGCCGCCGGGGCCTGACCACCTCCTGCCGTCACGGCGGCGCCTGGGGCGTCGGCGGTCTCGACGGAGGCCAAGGCGAGGCCGCCCGCATCCCGTGGGCTGACGGCACCCTGGTCAAGCTCCCCGTCGGCGAGGACTCCGATCTCCTGCCCGACCTGCTGACCCTCTCCGACGTGCTGTGCACCGGCTACCACGCCGCCCGCACCGCCGGAGTGAAGGCCGGCGACACCGTCACCGTCATCGGCGACGGCGCGGTCGGCCTGTCCGCGGTCATTTCCGCGAAGCTGCTCGGTGCCGAGCGCATCATCCTGATGGGCCGTCACACCCGGCGCACCGACCTCGGGAGCGAGTTCGGCGCCACCGACGTGGTCGCCGCACGCGGCCAGGACGGCGTGGCCGCCGTCCGCGAGCTGACCGGCGGCTTCGGCACCGACCAGGTGCTGGAATGCGTCGGCCTCAAGGACGCGCTCGTCCAGGCCGCCGGCGTGGTCCGCGACGGCGGCGTGATCAGCCGCGTCGGCGCCCCGCAGTACCCCGAAGTCCCGTTCGGCTTCCCCGAGTTCCTGCGCAACATCACCCTCACCGGCGGCGTCGCGCCCTCCCGCGCCTACATCGACGAGCTCCTGCCGCACATCCTGAACGGCGACATCCACCCCGGCCGCGTCTTCGACCGCACCGTCGCCCTGGACGACATCGCCGAGGGCTACCGCCTCATGAACGACCGCGAGGCCCTCAAGGTCCTCGTCCGCCCGTGA
- a CDS encoding cation transporter, translating into MNRTDGIARETLLRRGFALEYATLGWNVIGIVVLAVAAISARSVALAGFGLDSLIEIGASTVVIWELSGSGEARQKRALKLIGVGFALLAAYLLVQSTWVLAAGFRPHHSPLGIAWTAVTAAVMFALAAGKARTGTALDNPVLKTEGRVTLIDGLLAAAVLIGLVLNSLAGLWWADPLAGYVLVYYAVREVREIFSGDH; encoded by the coding sequence GTGAACCGCACTGATGGCATCGCCCGTGAGACCCTGCTCCGCCGTGGCTTCGCGCTGGAGTACGCCACGCTCGGCTGGAACGTGATCGGCATCGTGGTGCTCGCCGTCGCCGCGATCTCGGCGAGGTCGGTGGCGCTGGCCGGCTTCGGTCTGGACTCCCTGATCGAGATCGGTGCCTCCACCGTGGTCATCTGGGAGCTGTCCGGCTCCGGCGAGGCGCGCCAGAAGCGCGCGCTCAAGCTGATCGGCGTCGGCTTCGCGCTCCTGGCCGCCTACCTGCTGGTGCAGTCCACCTGGGTGCTCGCCGCCGGCTTCCGCCCGCACCACTCGCCACTGGGCATCGCCTGGACCGCCGTCACCGCCGCGGTGATGTTCGCCCTCGCCGCGGGCAAGGCCCGCACCGGCACGGCCCTGGACAACCCGGTGCTGAAGACCGAGGGCCGAGTGACCCTGATCGACGGCCTGTTGGCCGCCGCCGTGCTGATCGGCCTGGTCCTCAACTCACTCGCCGGCCTCTGGTGGGCCGACCCGCTGGCCGGGTACGTCCTGGTCTACTACGCGGTGCGCGAGGTCCGGGAGATCTTCTCCGGCGATCACTGA